CGCTTTTTAAAATTTTTTTAGTCAGACAAAAATAAAAAAATTGAGCCTAAGAAACCGTGCACTACGGTTATAGCGATAATCATGGTTTTAGGCCCTAGAACAACAAGTATATACAAAGATGTTAATGTATTAAATATGTGTACTATACCGTAATGGACGATCTTTAGCAATTTTAAATACTATCCAAAGCACCAATTTGCATTTTCCAGGTCGCAAGAGTCACTTGCTAAGCTGGTCATAGATTATAATATAAGTATTATAGATGTTTTTGGTAATGAAGTAAAAGTAAAACGAAGGGAAAACGAGAAAACCTGTCGTCGGCGACAACTCACGATTGCACTTGCCATAAGCACTCAAGCCCCTAAGCTAGCTAAAGTCACCTCCACTACCACTATTATAAACTCTTCAAATAAATCTCTATAAATAGAAACACTCATGAGATCTCTTCTTTCCTCATATACACTCATACACGTTTACTTACAATTCAGTCTCCCTCCCTCTCCCTTTCTATTACCTTTCTATAAATAGAAATTAGTTCCAGTGTTATTGTAACTGTAATGGCTAAGTTATGCTTCTCGTTATGCTTCTTGGTGTTTCTTCTGATAGCCTCAGCCGCCACCGGAAGCCGTCCTCTTGAGCAGACTCCGGCCGGGCTGAAGGTGAGAGATTTAAGCCCTTCTACTAAGGCTACGAGCAAGACGGTGGTGGATGGTGAAGCTACTGGTGGAAGCGGCATCCAAGGAAAATCTCCAGAACGTTTAAGCCCTGGAGGATCTGACCCACAACATCATTAGTTATTTAGGGTTTCCTTTATAATTAAGAGTTGTTCTCAATTTCTTTGAGATATGTATTTCTTATTAATAACTTGTTGCAATGAATCTGTTTTCTATCTTTTGTAGTAAAATTGTGAATTTGCGTTTGTAAGATTATTACAAAACTATAACAGATTTATTGATATGTTATTCTAAGTTTCGTCATTGTACGCTGGTTATTCTAAATTTGGTTATGTTTACGTTAGATATTCCATATTAGTATATTTCGTTATGTTTTGACTGCAACAAGGACTGTATCATTATTATCATTTACCTTTTCTATTTCTATACATACTACTTTGTGCCTTTACAATATCTATAGCAATGCAAGGTATTAGGTTGTTTGATGGTCGTCCTGCATGTATATGCGATGCTGTCTTATGATTATATAGTGTTTATGTCGATTGTGTCTTGTCTGATGAAAAGCAAAAGCAAACAAACAAATACGTCTAACTTTCAACATATAAGAAGTCCAACAAAATACGTATTCTTTTGTTTTTTTTACTCGGCATAGCAGTAGAAATGGAATGAAAGTACGTTTAGATGTGGTCGATCTCGATGGCCCGTGCATAGTAGAATTTCATCTAATATTAGGTCGCGTTTAAAACTGATCGTTATAAGCTTATCAAATACAAGATTAATCTGTTGAAGACAATGAAATAAAGTAAAAAATGAAATAAACAAAAGTTACTTGGCTGTCAAAAAAAAGAGTTACATGGTGCGTAAACCCTTTCTCAAAAATAAAAGTTACATGGTGCATGCAATCTTACATTCACATTCTTAACTGAAAGGAACCTTTTTGTAATTAAAAGAAGCTTCTTACACTCATTTGATAGTAAATCCTTTAATAAGAAACAAATATTTGATACGTATATTAAAATTCCTCTGATTTCTTCTTATGATTAGATCGTCTATTGTTTAATTGGTAAAAGAAACAATCGTAAAATCAATATGTGCTAACATTTTTGACGAAAAAAAATATAAGCTAACACTAGGAAGTTGATTTTTGAATCTATTATGTGCTTTACGTCTTACGATTAAGGTGAATCATTTTTGTTTAGACTTGTTTTGTTAAATGTGTGATTAAATAAAAGAAAATATCGCAAAATCAATAAGTTATAACACTAGGAAGTTGATTTTTTTTTTTTTTGAAAACTGGCCTTAGGAAGTTGATTTTTGAATCTATTAAATGCTTTACGTTGTACGATTAAGGTGAATACATTTTTGTTGAGAATTATTTTTTCGTTAATTGTGTGAATGGAACAAACTTGATAAATATATGTGAAGTGATGTATTAGTTATATGTGAAACTGATGTACTAGTTATATGTGAACTGATGCCACTTACAATTTTTCTAATTCACGTTAAAACTCAAAAAATTAAATTTCAACACGTAAGAATATATGTGTCTTTTTTGTCATCAACATAAAAAAAAAAAAAAAANNNNNNNNNNNNNNNNNNNNNNNNNNNNNNNNNNNNNNNNNNNNNNNNNNNNNNNNNNNNNNNNNNNNNNNNNNNNNNNNNNNNNNNNNNNNNNNNNNNNNNNNNNNNNNNNNNNNNNNNNNNNNNNNNNNNNNNNNNNNNNNNNNNNNNNNNNNNNNNNNNNNNNNNNNNNNNNNNNNNNNNNNNNNNNNNNNNNNNNNNNNNNNNNNNNNNNNNNNNNNNNNNNNNNNNNNNNNNNNNNNNNNNNNNNNNNNNNNNNNNNNNNNNNNNNNNNNNNNNNNNNNNNNNNNNNNNNNNNNNNNNNNNNNNNNNNNNNNNNNNNNNNNNNNNNNNNNNNNNATATATATATATATATATATATATATATATATATATATATATATATATATATATATATATGTTAGAATCAATCTATATATGGCTATTTAAGTTAAAGATTCGGTCCATCATTTTTTAGTGACAAAATTTATCGAAAGGTGTGTTTGTATTTGATTAATCATAAGCTTTACAGTAAACCAAACAACTAATACTATGATCGGTCATGAGTGAAAAGTCAGATTCCGATGAAAATCATACCGTATCAATTTTTTAAAATAAGATTAATTAACCGCTAACAATACACTATTTTATCAATCATTTAACAACAATATGGAAAAAGCATTCCACCTAAAAGTCGACGAACGTGAAAACCAAAGTGGTGATACTCGGCTGAAAATGGCATCATATAATAGTCTTTTTATCAACGAACAAAAGACGGCGAACGTGAAGCATTCGTGTTTTACTAAAAGCAAATCGTATTTTTATAAATAACGCCAAAAACTAATGACTTATCACACGACCCAAATGTGGAGCCCATCTGTGTATTGTTGTAATTCTTTTCTGTTTAATATAGATTAATATCATCCAAAATAAAATAAAGCATCGTGACCTTATAATTTTGTAAACATACGCACGATTGGGATTTATATAAATCTTAAGAAATTAAAATTTATTGTTTAATATCATATAAAGTATATAATATGATAGTGTGGACATCAATTGGTATAGGCTTTAGAATTTAAATAAACCTCGAATCTATTACTAAGCACAAATATTAGTAGCCATGCCTTTGTAGTATATACTTTATAGGGTATACGTTTGTGCATAAAACATCTATATCGGGAGGTTATTAAGTGAGTATCACACTATTTATTAGAAAAACAACAATAAAAATAGAGAAAGATAGTAAGTGTTTTTAAGATACTCAGGAGAACTTCGTAATGTATTTGTCTCTCATAAATTGATTCGATACGTTTAAAAATTTAAGGGAACTTTAATTTTATACTTACAGTACTATATTAGAATAATAATAATATTTGTTTGAAATACTGTTTTTTAAACACTGAAAATATTATAACATTGAAGGATCCATGGAATGATACACTGAGCCAGCGGAACACTAGTTCCCCGGAGTCCATTGCCGGCGAAAACAGAATTTTCCCAGAAGCTAAAGCCCTTAACAAAAGGGAATACAACACATATACAAAGATCAAAAGAAGTAAACAAAGGATGCACCGAAGACATTAAAACATAAACAGAAAAGCTTGCAGAACCACTAAATCTCTCCATGTGAACTCTGACCAAGGATTATCACAAACAAGATGATAATCAAATCCTCCAATAGTGAATAAGCACAAACCATTTAATGCATGCAGACCACGGCTTCAATTTCGGAAAGACTGAACTGAAACAGACTGAAGCAGTATAGCGACCAAGGGAACGCCTAGAATGAAGCCAAGCAACGAACGAGAGCTCGACCAGATCTCTTGGGATATAACATGGAGCGATCCGATCCACACCAGACCAACCTAATCTAAAGATAGTAGATTAGAAGGGGATCGAAACTGAAGTGAATCCAGAGCAATCAGCAGAGAAACATTGACATGCAGGCAGGAAACGACCGATTCCTCATCATCTGGCGGACAAAATAAGAAGGATCTAGAGCCACACCGCAGATCTCAAAGATCTGATATCACTTACTTCGTACGGACTAGATCCCAACCAGAACAAATATCGACAGTGGCGGAGGGAGGTAAGGGGTAAGAGGGGCAGCTGCCCCCTATGAAATACTGAAATCATTTTTTTTTCCATTGTTTATTTGAGAATTATATGATTATAATGGTGAATTTTCTTATACTGCTCCCTATAAACTGAAGATAAATTTTACATTGCCCCTGGTAAAACTTTCGTCTGGCTCTGCCACTGAATATCGATGCACCCTTAATTCTTTGATCTTCATACCACCGGATTCAATCACCGTAGAACAAGAAGAAAGCTCAAGATGGAGAGAATTTTTAATATCCTAATAAAATAATGCAAAAACAAATGAGTTATAAGCGATTTAGGAATTTACATCGCTAAAAAGTATATTCTTACAATATAAGTCAAGATATATATATAGCATAATAGTTTGTTCATGCGTCGTTATTATGTCACCATCCATATTCAAATTGGATATAATACTTTTTGACGAAACAGAAGAAATAAATAATTACTATGGTACGACTATGAATATGCAAGTTGAATAGAATAAATACGAATCAGAATATTCAATAATCATTACGAACCAGAATATTCGGACTTAAGATTATTTAAGCATTAATGATGATGGGAGTATCAAACTTTAGTTGATGAAAA
This sequence is a window from Brassica oleracea var. oleracea cultivar TO1000 chromosome C1, BOL, whole genome shotgun sequence. Protein-coding genes within it:
- the LOC106302996 gene encoding CLAVATA3/ESR (CLE)-related protein 2, whose amino-acid sequence is MAKLCFSLCFLVFLLIASAATGSRPLEQTPAGLKVRDLSPSTKATSKTVVDGEATGGSGIQGKSPERLSPGGSDPQHH